Proteins from a single region of Macaca fascicularis isolate 582-1 chromosome 5, T2T-MFA8v1.1:
- the LOC102134187 gene encoding small ribosomal subunit protein uS11-like, whose translation MARRKGKEKKEEQVISLGPQVAEGENVFGVRHIFASFSDTSVHVTDLSGKETICRVTGGMRVKADRDKSSPYAAMLAAQDVAQKCKELGITALRIKLQATGGNRTQDRGPGAQSTLRALARSGMKIGQIEDVTPIPSDSTRRKGGHHGHCL comes from the coding sequence ATGGCACGTcgaaaggggaaggaaaagaaggaagaacaggtcATCAGCCTCGGACCTCAGGTGGCTGAAGGAGAGAATGTATTTGGTGTCCGCCATATCTTTGCATCCTTCAGTGACACTTCTGTCCATGTCACTGATCTTTCTGGCAAAGAAACCATCTGCCGTGTCACTGGTGGGATGAGGGTGAAGGCGGACCGAGACAAATCCTCGCCATATGCTGCTATGTTGGCTGCCCAGGATGTGGCCCAGAAGTGCAAGGAGCTGGGTATCACTGCCCTACGCATCAAACTCCAGGCCACAGGAGGAAATAGGACCCAGGACCGGGGACCTGGGGCCCAGTCGACCCTCAGAGCCCTTGCCCGCTCCGGTATGAAGATCGGGCAGATTGAGGACGTCACCCCCATCCCCTCTGACAGCACTCGCAGGAAGGGGGGTCACCATGGTCACTGTCTGTGA